In one window of Littorina saxatilis isolate snail1 linkage group LG11, US_GU_Lsax_2.0, whole genome shotgun sequence DNA:
- the LOC138980023 gene encoding GTPase IMAP family member 9-like — protein MFQDLTEMAEEEERRWLLAEDSVNLFDGCLHDMTSDEYRVILVGKTGSGKSSVGNRLLNRPDIVAPFPGSAAATPRTQEWADYSVDPYDQGGFVVSPWPYTCTIDCRYNEGRAWGKELKVIDTPGIFATSEDVKHTLIELTRCMALSAPGPQAIIFVVRLDSTFTPEEQDVFDKILKIFGEKVTEYMIIAFTHGEILDNHRSDADVQRLVSMIPNLQTVLQSVHYRYVIFCNTPTRQEEAVRELLQKIDQLKKQSSCPHFVNDTLSKQAEVIEERVRKLTQKRPDLTDAEVLSEVRRQIARSDDTKKFALKLLGGAPQDFSRLWI, from the exons ATGTTCCAAGATTTGACCGAGATGGCAGAAGAAGAGGAAAGAAGATGGCTTCTCGCCGAAGACTCCGTGAATCTTTTTGACGGATGTCTTCACGACATGACTTCCGACGAATACAG GGTGATTCTTGTAGGCAAGACAGGCAGTGGAAAGAGCAGCGTTGGAAACAGACTCCTGAACAGACCAGACATTGTAGCCCCCTTTCCGGGATCAGCTGCCGCGACACCCCGAACTCAAGAGTGGGCCGACTACAGCGTTGATCCATACGACCAGGGAGGCTTTGTGGTGTCTCCTTGGCCCTACACCTGTACCATAGACTGTCGTTATAACGAAGGCAGGGCGTGGGGCAAGGAACTGAAG GTGATTGACACCCCTGGCATATTCGCCACAAGCGAAGACGTCAAACACACTCTGATCGAGCTCACCCGCTGCATGGCTCTCAGTGCCCCCGGCCCGCAAGCCATCATCTTCGTTGTTCGCCTCGACAGCACGTTCACGCCCGAAGAACAAGATGTCTTTGATAAAATATTGAAAATATTCGGCGAAAAGGTAACAGAGTATATGATCATCGCTTTCACTCACGGAGAAATTCTGGACAACCACCGTTCAGATGCAGATGTCCAACGTCTTGTGAGCATGATACCGAATCTTCAAACCGTTTTACAAAGCGTGCACTATAGATATGTGATTTTCTGTAACACTCCAACCAGACAGGAAGAGGCAGTGCGAGAACTGCTTCAGAAAATTGATCAGTTGAAGAAACAGAGCAGCTGTCCGCACTTTGTTAATGATACCTTGAGTAAGCAGGCTGAAGTGATCGAGGAAAGGGTAAGAAAGCTCACGCAGAAAAGGCCTGATCTCACTGACGCAGAAGTGCTGTCAGAAGTAAGACGTCAGATAGCCCGGAGTGACGACACCAAAAAGTTTGCTCTGAAGCTGCTGGGGGGGGCACCGCAGGATTTTTCACGTTTGTGGATTTAA